A single region of the Vicia villosa cultivar HV-30 ecotype Madison, WI linkage group LG4, Vvil1.0, whole genome shotgun sequence genome encodes:
- the LOC131596631 gene encoding BEL1-like homeodomain protein 3: MYPNQAFSSGSYAEMISGNTLLPHNYSESVGGQNELKFIASMDDSMNMQSIDQGHSNAATSDPSSQFGLVESEQNVQCQGLSLRLGTMMPSFQYQYPGNGFTSLMNAQISNLKGSGSLKDDDDLRNAECIAYHNSVKREGLYNPHSSIGLNEGQSDPCLHGSAILPNNGLNGHYLKAAQELLDEIVNVRKTLKQTGLENQQSFRDAGLDGSKDSDGKSTSQSMQMSSGPNGSNANNSTTELSPAERQHLLDKKTKLLSMLDEVDKRYRQYCHQMQIVVSSFDMVAGCGAAEPYTALALRTISRHFRCLRDAISGQIQVTQRSLGEQEGIPRLRYVDQQLRQQKALQQLGVMRQAWRPQRGLPESSVSILRAWLFEHFLHPYPKDSEKIMLARQTGLTRNQVANWFINARVRLWKPMVEEMYKEEFGDSETSSNLLSENTPKAPRDEDLRAWDDKRDESHDKLITIDSVQQQGQIAGLKLDHASSSATTATELERGIQSNDHWTNVMDSRIGKMQGDQQRFNMNNSPYSNAPISINQNGENCIMDSTPTTYDDLSELSNFAVGGHVSLALELRNSESDGFGLSNDDVSKRRNQTLASSPDNDLLDYHFTDNGKQQHKFGSPHLLHEFVV; this comes from the exons ATGTATCCCAACCAAGCGTTTTCGTCGGGATCTTACGCCGAGATGATTTCCGGGAACACTTTGTTACCTCATAACTATAGTGAATCTGTGGGAGGACAAAATGAGTTGAAGTTTATCGCATCTATGGACGACTCGATGAATATGCAGTCTATTGATCAAGGGCATTCGAATGCTGCTACGAGTGATCCATCGTCACAATTCGGACTCGTTGAGAGCGAGCAAAATGTACAATGTCAAGGGTTGTCTCTTAGGCTTGGAACAATGATGCCTTCCTTTCAATATCAGTATCCCGGCAACGGTTTCACGTCGCTAATGAATGCTCAGATTTCAAATTTAAAAGGGTCCGGGTCTCTTAAAGACGACGATGATTTGAGAAATGCGGAGTGTATTGCGTATCATAATTCTGTCAAAAGGGAGGGTTTGTATAATCCGCACTCATCGATAGGTCTTAACGAAGGTCAATCTGATCCGTGTTTACATGGATCAGCAATTCTTCCGAACAATGGCCTTAACGGGCACTACCTTAAGGCGGCACAGGAATTGCTCGATGAAATAGTTAATGTTCGAAAGACGTTGAAACAAACTGGATTGGAGAACCAACAAAGTTTTCGTGATGCTGGTTTAGACGGTTCCAAAGATTCAGATGGAAAATCTACTAGCCAATCTATGCAAATGTCCTCGGGTCCTAATGGTTCTAATGCAAACAACTCTACGACCGAGCTATCACCAGCGGAACGACAGCATTTGTTAGACAAGAAAACAAAACTTTTGTCCATGCTGGATGAG GTCGACAAAAGATACCGACAATACTGTCATCAGATGCAGATTGTGGTATCGTCTTTCGACATGGTTGCTGGCTGTGGAGCAGCCGAACCATACACAGCTCTTGCTTTGCGCACAATTTCTCGTCACTTTCGCTGTTTGCGTGATGCTATAAGCGGCCAGATTCAAGTAACTCAGAGGAGCCTCGGTGAACAAGAGGGAATACCTCGTCTCCGGTATGTCGATCAGCAGCTTAGACAACAAAAAGCTCTTCAGCAGCTTGGTGTAATGAGACAAGCTTGGAGACCTCAGAGGGGACTTCCCGAAAGCTCTGTTTCAATACTCCGTGCATGGCTCTTCGAGCATTTCCTTCATCC TTATCCTAAGGACTCGGAGAAAATTATGCTGGCAAGACAAACAGGATTGACCCGAAACCAG GTGGCGAATTGGTTTATTAACGCGAGGGTGCGTCTATGGAAACCGATGGTCGAAGAAATGTACAAAGAAGAGTTTGGAGATTCCGAGACAAGCAGCAATCTTTTATCAGAAAACACACCGAAAGCTCCAAGAGACGAAGATCTTCGAGCGTGGGATGATAAAAGAGACGAGTCTCATGACAAGTTAATAACCATTGATAGCGTTCAACAACAAGGTCAAATTGCAGGGTTGAAGCTGGATCATGCGTCGTCTTCCGCCACCACCGCGACAGAATTGGAAAGAGGGATTCAAAGTAATGATCATTGGACAAATGTGATGGATTCTAGAATTGGGAAAATGCAGGGTGACCAACAAAGGTTTAACATGAACAATAGTCCTTATTCAAATGCACCTATCTCGATAAACCAGAATGGTGAAAACTGCATAATGGATTCTACTCCTACTACTTATGATGATTTATCGGAGTTGAGTAACTTTGCTGTTGGTGGACATGTCTCACTTGCGTTGGAGTTGAGGAACTCGGAAAGTGATGGATTTGGTTTGTCGAATGATGACGTCAGTAAAAGGCGTAATCAAACATTGGCTTCTTCGCCGGATAACGATTTGTTAGATTATCATTTCACAGACAATGGAAAGCAACAACACAAGTTTGGCAGTCCTCATTTATTACATGAGTTCGTTGTCTGA